Genomic segment of Acomys russatus chromosome 9, mAcoRus1.1, whole genome shotgun sequence:
CTTTCTTAAAAATAGTATGACCTATTATAATGCTAATAACTTGCAATTGGGCTTGGAGCATACTGAGAAAGGCAACTATTATCATCTccattttaaatgaattcttgACTGCTACACTAACAGCAATAGGGGCATTTTGACGATGGATCCTGTTTAACTTCACATGAAATGTACAACAGGGGTTGTGGCATCACTTTTAGCTGCCACCTTTGGTTTTTTTCACAGCATTTCCTAAGGTTAGACAATATACTGAGGCATTTCCACAAGTCAGAGTGTGGCCACTGTGATGTGTTCCCAAAACAGTGCCTGCACCCTGACCCTGAGTTCACAATATACCCGAGAAAGAGGGCTTGCGGCTTTATGATGGAGCTGCCATGGTCCAGGGTAGGCATGAGGCACAGCAGACGTGTTCCCCTGAAGTCACACGCCTGAAGATGGTTCTGGCACACGGGGCTGCACTGAAGCCTAGATCAGCTGCTGCTGGCTGTCCTGCAGGACTTGAAGCTGAAATCCTACGCTGCTAAACCCAGCAAGTCCTGACCAGCGCTTGTTCTCAGGAGCCCAATAAAAAGGTGAAGACTCTATAAAACACGCACGAAACAAAGTAAGGCAGCAGCTTGAACGGACCAGGCCCATCCAGATCGGAGAAGCCTAGTAAATAAACGATGGGCAATAATTACTGCCAACAATCCCCTCACTGGCCCACAGAAAACTGGGGCTCTgcagctgggagaggaggagcCTGCAGCCAGGGAAGGCCATGCAACGTGCTGGGCTCAATTATTTACGATGTGCAGATGAAGAGACATCCTTCCATATGAGGTACAGTTCAGCAGAGGAGGGTGGGCTAAACCAGGAAGAGCTCCAGAGAGCCAGCAAGCACAATGAAAGGGACATGAATAAAAACGACAAGCAATAAAAACGTACAAATCAAACATGCTCTAACCCTCAGAAATAATTTAGGGccaaaagaaaggggggagggggtcgGTTCTGGCTTTGGGACAATTTTCTAAGAAGCAAAGACATTAAGCAAAATTAAAGTGCTGAGATGAAGACCCAGTTTGCCTCAATGGGCTTGGtgctttaataaaaaacaaaaaacaaaaaccaaaaaacaaaacacacacaaacacacacacacaccagcaaaaaaaaaaaaaatcccaaactgGCAAATTTGTATTTAACTGATGCAAACATTTCCCCCCCTAGCAATGATCTGTGTGCTATTCCCTGTACAACAATGGACGATTGTAGGATGCCAGGCTGACAAAGGGCCATCCTTGACCTCAACAGGCTAGTGACCTCAAACCAGCTTCTGGATGGTGTGTGATTATGACAATAGTGTCagcaggggagggcagaggggcagTTACAGGGGAAAGGTGCAGAGATGtggtttcctctgcctctctggagtTTCTGACCTTGTAATCTGCATTTCAGGGCTATCTGGGCTGTTTCCAATGATTTTTATATTCCATAATGTACCTTCTTCAGATCTGATCCAAAGCATAAAAAACACCAAGCGCCCATTGTTATGTGTTTCAAGAACTCTTCCTGGCCTTCTCGAGGGGGACCATCACATCGCTGTTATTTTACAGAGTGGCTACAGCCTTGAAAAAGACTTCTCTCCAGGTCACAGGGCTAAATGGCAGATTACTTTACTCCACCCCATATGGGCTCTGTGGGAGGACAGGCTGGAACTATGCCAATATCTCAGGGTGGCTCCCCCAAACCCACTAGCTCACTTACTCCCTCCTAACAtgagccttcttcttcttcccattcTCAGACAAAGCATTGACTTAAAGGGCCAGAGAACCAGGATGGGGTGCACTGTTGCACAGGATGGGGTGCACTGCTGCACAGGACAGGGTGCACTGCTGCACAGGACGGTGTGCAGTGCTGCACAGGACAGGGTGCACTGTTGCATAGGACAGGGTGCACTGCTGCACAGGATGGTGTACTCTGCTGCACAGGACGGAGTGCACTGCTGCACAGGACAGTGTGCACTGTTGCACAGGATGAGGTGCACTGTTGCATAGGACGGGGTGCACTGTTGCACAGGAGCATTTCTACAGGGTGACATCTGAAGGAGTCCTCACATACAGCTCCTTCAGGTTTTCCCTCTTCAAAGGCAATGGGACTTGAAGGCAGCCTAcactctaccagtgagctatGCCCCCAGGTTAGGTGAGTGGTTCCAGACCCTCTATTCCATGAATCAGTGTCCTGAGGATTTGCCTCTAAATTTAGTCAGCAGCGTCAGCCACCACCCTGAAACACATTCTGGAAGGAAGTTTGGAGCTAAGCATACTTTCTGCTcacctctgctctcttctccaccccagcTTGCTCCTATTTCCAGACACTATCTAGCTCTTCTTATACTAAGGGCTTGTGGTCAAGCTGAATCTCAATAAAGTGTCATCAGACTTTGCTCTGCCTACACGGTGCACATCCACCAGAATGGCCACTTTGACGTTGGCTAACTGGCCAGCTTTTCTGAAACCCTGCTTTGTACCTGAGGACTGGACGGTCTATGAATCACTTCAGAGTTTGAGTTCAAATAGTATTTTTGATAGATTATAggttttaaaatctttaatataaattttaaaaactagcaaATTCTTTGAGTGGAACAGATACACTGTTTTATCACTAATGGAAGGGGCCTGAATCCATCAAACACTTGTGGGCTGCTGGGATCTCTTTGAAGCCAAGTTGAGGGCGTCCAATGGCTAGACCATGACAAAATACTTTTGGGAACTCAAACCAAATCTTTTTCTCATATTTGCAAAACTGTTATCAAAAAGAGTCTCCTCCTGCACTGTTGTAGCCATAAGATACTGACAAACTGCTAGACATTTAAGGAGATGATGCAAGACCCAGTAGCTTATCCATCAgcacttccttctctcttcctggtaACTTACTTTCTCAAGCCCTTGCCTAGCAAACAAAATAGGACTGGCCATGTGTGCAGAGCTCTCATCTCAAGGCAGTGAGTTTAGGGTGATGAGTGTTCAGACCCCACTTTGCAGAAAATGACTCACAGACAGGATGGCTAGAAACTTCAAATGGCAACTTTTGTGAGTCAAGGTAATTTCCCAGGACTTTAAGAGACCATCACTTACTCTCGATTTTCAAAGAGACTCGGGGCGTTAAAGGCGCAGTTGTATCTAAAATTGATCAGCTAGCGACAGCCTCTGAAGTTCCTcggagggagagaaagcaggcagTACCGCGGCATCTGGATTGCACCATCTAGTTCACTTTCCAGGTTATAAAGTTTCTGGTCACAAAGACTTCCTGAAAATAACTTTCTACCAAGCAAgtggatattttttttattagtcgAAGGATCCATTTTTTTCCCTATTATTTTGAGAAGGAACACTAGAAGACTTGCTGGCTATTCTTCAAAGCATTGCACAtttaagaaaacagcaaaattacaaaaaaaaaaaatgtgtcttgaAAACATGGATTTTAAGTTATGGtagagaaaactttaaaaagactGTTCTAGAGCATATGCAAACAAATCAGAGACTGATAAATATCTGCTAAATGTAACTTAATATAACTAATACTATGGTTGGGACTACGCTCTACAGCTGTAGAATTGCATGCATAATCAAACAGcatcatgtacacatgcacactcaaacacatatgCTCTCTCTAAGTCTTGCAATGGAGAATGACAATCTTCTCTACGTTTCAGTTCCCTAATtttgatctttttatttattataggtAAGTATACGTTAGTAGAGAGTGCATGGAATTTTAAAGCGAGACTACGTATGTTAGAAAATGCATCCAGggcacatattttatttcttacgAAAATAAAGCTATGCACAAAATGACCTCTGTACACGGGTGTGGCCCGAGCACTGCATCCTTACAATTGAATACTAACAGGTAGAGTGTGATAAAAaagctgctcactgccttgcccCACTGGGGAGCTCAGGAGCTGCCTGGTTAGAGAACGTGCCCAGGATAGCCCAGAGTCTGCTGGGGTCCTCACAGTTGTGCTGCCGGACCCAGTGCAGAAGCAggtcctccttcctccacagcaTCTGGGCACAGAGCAGGCAGTTAAAGCCCGAATGGGACCAGAGAAGCCTGGCGGGGTGCGGTGGGCCGCTCACTCCCCACTGGCCACCTTCACTCTCTCCCAGCACCTCCTCTCTGTTCTGATGAGGGGGCGGCAGTCTTTTCCCTGTGGGAAATGCTGGGGAGTCCTCCACAGAGTCACACAGAGgcacctgcttccttctttccgtGTGCTGCTTCTGgtagggggcaccagagctgCCGCCTGGTAAGATCACCTCTTGAAGCCGGCCTTGAATTTCCTCCCCATGGACATGAAGCAAATGAAACTTTATTTCAGCGAAAGACTGAGCAGTGATCTGACAGCGACCACATCTGATTTGCAGTTTGACCTCATCTGCCTGGTTTAGAAGGAAATCTTCTTCCAAACTTGATTTCGTTTCCCTGGAAAGGGGGGAAAGTCTAGGTAAGATTTCCCAGGAGAAGGCAACTGGATCTCTTGTTGTCAGATCTCGGCCTCCAGGGATATAAAGCACCATGCTAGGAAAGCAGGGGATTAACAGAGAGCTCAGCAGAGCCTCAGCAGAGGCCACAGCATACATTGTTACTCTCAGGGCCATACATCTTTGAGAACACCAGGGACCGTTTCAGAGGGTCCTGCATCTCCCCCTAGTGAACCACCTCCCTGGTTACCCCAGCTGCTCACAACAGGATTATTAGGTAATATGATGGGAGTGGCCAGGCTATCCTGTGGTCCTGCAGGAGGTGACTGTCCCAGATCATCCACGCACCCCTATCATTTGGGCAGCTCTAACATCTTAAGATCATCTAAGCACATGAAAACAAGTGTGAAGGGAGCTTCCATGCATATCAGCAAAAAGCATGTTAGCAGGAGATGGGAAAGAACTgctggagaagaggagggcagaAGTGAAGGAAAAGCTAGTGCAGGCATCTTGTTTTTATGCATTATGATACTGAATAGAAAATAGTTGTTAGAGCAACGGGGACCATAAAGAACAAGGGCAGAGAACCTACGCTGTGGGCAGGGTTTCCTTCTCATTCCCTAGTCCCCTCAGCTGTGGCCATGTGGACCACTTCCACTGCTTAAGTGTCTGCCATGTCAGCTTCCAGATTACAGagctttgggttttggttttgttttctgatgtctagacggacacagacacacattaacATGGCCTGTCAGGTAATAAAGGGCACATGTAGAGATGCTGAGGGCAAGGTGGAGCATCTTGGGGTCTGGTGAAAGGGGCGGCCTCAGGCAGCACTGTTGGGGTAGATAATACTGTTTAGATAAGTTCTATGAACAGTAACTTGGGGAAAAACTACTTTATAAAGACTactaaaactatatataataatcTACTATTATAACCTTTAGATGCAAAAATAATGTCACCTAACTGTCCCCAACATACCTCAAATTGGTATTCATGCTTTGACTGTAATAAACACTTTGGCTGACCAGAAACCAACCAGAAATGGGGTCATTCTTCACAGAGCTAAGAGTGTGGGAGaggtgatttatttttctcacatcttctgttgttgttgagacagtctcacacagcccaggctgaccctgaattACTGATTTTCCTGTCTTTATCTGCCAAGTGCcagaattataggtgtgcaccattacTGACTACTTCTGAAACCTTAATCTTTTCAAATCACAACAGACTTTCCTGCCGGGCTTCCTTCCCAGAAGCACTCACCTCTCCAATGGGCCGTCAGGTCCTTGCACAGTGGCATCTCTGTCCTTGTTTTTTGCCGTGTCTCCTGGCTGCAGCTCACTAGAGGAGGGCTCTGTGCTGATCACAACCCTGTGCACCTCCTTCAGATGGCCAAAGTAGACAGGGACATGACCAAACACTTTCGCACAAAACTCACAGCACACTAGCCTCTTGGGGCGATGCTCGGCGTGGTGAAGCTTCATGTGTGCACTCAGGCTGCCAGGGCGGACATAGGTCTTGCGACAGATCCCACAGCTGTAAGGCCGTCTGTtggtgtgtatattcatgtggtCTAGAAGGTGGTGTTTGAACTGGAAGTGGTGGTTACAGACAGGGCACATGTGCCAGGGCTTCTTAATGCCAGAGAATCCATTTCTGAGCACAGAACTGGGCTTTGGGGTAGGGCGGTCACTCTGTCTGGAGCCAAGCCCTTTTGGAGGCAATGTGTTATTCAGCACATCCTGACTGAGGCTGCTGGGAGCCTGGGACTGCAGCAGAGCCACAGGAGATGCCAGGGGTGCCAACGCAGACAGGACGAGGACAGGCTTGGGCATGATGCTACGATACTTTCTGGAAGCAGCCCTGGGCTTCTGGTCCATGGGTTCCTGGgaactgtttcttttcctttgtacACGATCTGCGCACATACCAACAATGCATTTCCTTCTTTTACCCTGCAATGCTAAAACCTCATCTGGCACCTTccgttttcttccttttctctttgctaaGTCACTGCTGGGTTTTGCTTTGTGGCTGAGAGAGAAGGCACTATCACAAGCACTCTGCTTTGACCCATGCAGAGCAGGTACCATGCTGGCTATCTGGGTGGCTGCATTGAACCTTTCTGTGATGGACAGTCTCTCATCACCGTTTGTTCTGCATCCAGATGAAGATAATTCTGCATTATTGGCATCCGATTCCACTTTGCCCACCTCTGTGGTTTTCACTCTGGTGAAGGGTAGGATGGGCACCTTACCCTCAGGCACCGCAGAGACCATGTGGTACTGCATGGCACTGCTGAAGACAGTGTGTGCAGGAGCCACCTGTTCTTTAAGCTCTTCATCAGCAACAGCAGGCCTAGTGGGTACCGCCTTCCTGGCACAGTCTGCCTTCTGAATAGATGCCAGGAGGCTCTGTGGGGAAGAGGAACCCTCTGTAGTACATGCTGGGATGGCAGAAAGCTCCTGATCGCCACAGCTATTGGTCACGAGAGGATTCCAATCTTCTTGGCCAATACCACTGCTCAGGGTAGCTGTGTTGATACTGGTCGGGGAAGAGTCTAAAGTGGGCATTTGCTTCAACACGCTGGGTTTGTGAGGCAGTTCAGGATGGGCTTGTGGGGAAGGGGACACCTGACATATCTGGGCTGGGCCAGGAGGTCCACTGCAGGCACTCTTGGAAGAGATCAGGTCCTGTCTCTTTCTTAGTCCTTTGCTACTTAGTGGTTGGTATCGAGGAATAGGCAGCTTAACGTTTTCATGCAGGGACATTCTGGGCTTCTGAATTGGCTGAGCTGAGGCAACATTCGGCAAAGCAACAAGAGAGAACGTTCCCTCTTGGCCAGCCAGCTGCATCAGAGCATAGTTATGGgtgggcatgcccagaggcttggaGGTTAGAGCTGGACTCCTTTGGTCAGAAAATGAGGAAGGACAGGGTAGCACTCTGGATGTCAGGACTTTTGGCACAATTTTTGGTGCTATGGTCCTAAACTGACTCTTACTCTGTAAACCTTTCCCATTCTGTGTTGCTCCCGAAGGGCTGTTTGATTCACCTGCAATGACAAACACAGATTACTACAGCGTAACCGTCCCTGGTACTGAAACTTCAAATCACCTCTCAtctgggctagagagctggctcagaagttaagaggatACACTGCTCCTGCAAAAGGCCTGAACTCATTTCCctgcacccatgttgggtggctcacagctgcctgaacTTCAGCTGcaggagatccaatgtcctcttctgacctgttcAGGCACCCTCATTCCTGTGCCCTCCCCCCatttatatagttaaaaaaacaacatCTAATTTATCTGTTCAGAACAGATTGCCTGTCCTGTCCCCATCTTTCTAATCAACTCCCTACGGCCTTCAAGACGAGGCTggatccactcttctattgagggacacttaggctgtggtcagaatattctccacagttgagtggagagtgtgatatgactttctcacgtactctggtgcctcacatttga
This window contains:
- the Znf438 gene encoding zinc finger protein 438 codes for the protein SVFVIAGESNSPSGATQNGKGLQSKSQFRTIAPKIVPKVLTSRVLPCPSSFSDQRSPALTSKPLGMPTHNYALMQLAGQEGTFSLVALPNVASAQPIQKPRMSLHENVKLPIPRYQPLSSKGLRKRQDLISSKSACSGPPGPAQICQVSPSPQAHPELPHKPSVLKQMPTLDSSPTSINTATLSSGIGQEDWNPLVTNSCGDQELSAIPACTTEGSSSPQSLLASIQKADCARKAVPTRPAVADEELKEQVAPAHTVFSSAMQYHMVSAVPEGKVPILPFTRVKTTEVGKVESDANNAELSSSGCRTNGDERLSITERFNAATQIASMVPALHGSKQSACDSAFSLSHKAKPSSDLAKRKGRKRKVPDEVLALQGKRRKCIVGMCADRVQRKRNSSQEPMDQKPRAASRKYRSIMPKPVLVLSALAPLASPVALLQSQAPSSLSQDVLNNTLPPKGLGSRQSDRPTPKPSSVLRNGFSGIKKPWHMCPVCNHHFQFKHHLLDHMNIHTNRRPYSCGICRKTYVRPGSLSAHMKLHHAEHRPKRLVCCEFCAKVFGHVPVYFGHLKEVHRVVISTEPSSSELQPGDTAKNKDRDATVQGPDGPLERETKSSLEEDFLLNQADEVKLQIRCGRCQITAQSFAEIKFHLLHVHGEEIQGRLQEVILPGGSSGAPYQKQHTERRKQVPLCDSVEDSPAFPTGKRLPPPHQNREEVLGESEGGQWGVSGPPHPARLLWSHSGFNCLLCAQMLWRKEDLLLHWVRQHNCEDPSRLWAILGTFSNQAAPELPSGARQ